A stretch of Gordonia crocea DNA encodes these proteins:
- a CDS encoding wax ester/triacylglycerol synthase domain-containing protein, protein MTGLQRLSGNDALMLNMENPTTPMHTLKVAIVDPSRRGRPITLDELVDVLPHYLGHFPRATQRVEAASATYSARPFWVADENFDVSAHLDERTAAAPGDRRALDTILTELSVEQLDRSRPLWALTLVNGLADGQQAIVVRVHHAVADGLAALNTFMTATAERGGTVAPAPVGDIEAVQREELLRTARAESKKLFREVPKATGRLVKGIVTSRRFENRHLVPKPMESSRNSFSAPSGGERRCASASLPLAQFQQIAVATGTTVNGALHGVIAGAKRAEMIARSEDLRSPAVTVFGVAADMASTRTAGNEISTALAYLRTDIADPVQRLTATAQSCAAAVTKRRSIGFELTDQIAVYTGRTGPVFRKLAAPVTPRVVNNITTANLPGPRETRWVGDIEVVDWISFALAIAPADVNLTAYSYAGRISMGLITTPESMPDPEGFLDRVRESLHEVRTALVERGMLAAQDADQSAAKPPTNPAAKPPKRVE, encoded by the coding sequence ATGACCGGACTGCAGCGACTGTCGGGCAACGACGCCCTGATGCTCAACATGGAGAATCCGACGACGCCGATGCACACCCTCAAGGTGGCCATCGTCGACCCGTCGCGGCGCGGCCGCCCGATCACCCTGGACGAGCTCGTCGACGTACTGCCCCACTACCTCGGACACTTCCCGCGTGCGACACAGCGCGTGGAGGCGGCATCGGCGACCTACTCGGCGCGCCCGTTCTGGGTGGCCGACGAGAACTTCGACGTCAGCGCCCACCTCGACGAGCGGACCGCAGCCGCCCCCGGCGATCGTCGGGCGCTCGACACAATCCTGACCGAGCTGTCCGTCGAACAACTCGACCGGTCGCGGCCGCTGTGGGCGCTGACCCTCGTGAACGGCCTCGCCGACGGCCAGCAGGCCATCGTCGTGCGGGTCCACCACGCCGTCGCCGACGGCTTGGCCGCCCTCAACACGTTCATGACCGCCACCGCCGAGCGGGGCGGCACGGTGGCGCCCGCCCCGGTCGGCGACATCGAGGCGGTGCAGCGCGAAGAACTGCTGCGCACTGCGCGCGCCGAGTCCAAGAAGCTCTTCCGGGAGGTGCCCAAGGCCACCGGCCGGCTGGTCAAGGGCATCGTCACCTCGCGGCGGTTCGAGAACCGGCACCTGGTGCCCAAGCCGATGGAGTCGTCGCGCAACAGCTTCTCCGCACCCAGCGGCGGCGAACGGCGTTGTGCCAGTGCGAGTCTGCCGCTCGCGCAATTCCAGCAGATCGCCGTCGCCACCGGGACCACCGTCAACGGCGCCCTGCACGGGGTGATCGCCGGGGCCAAGCGCGCCGAGATGATCGCCCGCAGCGAGGACCTGCGCTCGCCGGCGGTGACGGTGTTCGGGGTGGCCGCCGACATGGCGTCGACGCGCACCGCGGGCAATGAGATCTCCACCGCGCTGGCCTATCTGCGCACCGACATCGCCGACCCGGTGCAGCGGCTGACCGCGACCGCGCAGAGCTGTGCCGCGGCGGTCACCAAGCGGCGCAGCATCGGCTTCGAGCTGACCGACCAGATCGCGGTCTACACCGGCCGCACCGGCCCGGTGTTCCGCAAGCTGGCGGCCCCGGTCACGCCGCGCGTCGTCAACAACATCACCACGGCCAACCTGCCGGGTCCCCGTGAGACCCGCTGGGTGGGCGACATCGAGGTGGTGGACTGGATCTCGTTCGCGCTGGCGATCGCGCCGGCCGACGTGAACCTCACCGCCTACAGCTATGCCGGCCGGATCAGCATGGGGCTCATCACGACGCCGGAGTCGATGCCCGATCCGGAGGGTTTCCTCGACCGCGTGCGCGAGTCGCTGCACGAAGTGCGCACGGCGTTGGTCGAGCGGGGGATGTTGGCGGCGCAGGACGCCGACCAATCAGCGGCCAAGCCGCCCACCAATCCCGCGGCGAAGCCGCCCAAGAGAGTCGAGTAG
- a CDS encoding AMP-binding protein produces the protein MTALRNRLSHYAWIVRVLVSSGFLTLLRPDRYLRMGLSLRRQGGTNAVSGIGLAAAQYPDAVALHDEAGSLTWAQLDARADALAVGLSESTVRPPRTVAIMCRNHRGIVEAIAATIRLGADAVLLNTGFAGPQLADVLKREQADILIADDEFAGLIDHARQSDSGLRCLWSWQEGIGLRADPGTVEHLISSRMGQRPAPPRKPGRIILLTSGTTGTPKGAKRGASGSDVSSLAAMLDRIPWRGGETTVIAAPIFHAWGFGQMAISSTMHATMVMRRRFDPQGTLDLVRDHGASGLAVVPVMLERIMDLPVDVLDAKPMPTLRFATASGSRMRAESLTAFMDRFGDVVYNSYNATEAGLISTATPADLRIAPDTAGRPIAGTRVRILDDDRRPLPVGEIGVIAVANESAFDGYTGTETKDYADGYMLSGDVGRIDGNGLLYVVGRDDEMIVSGGENVYPLEVELVLDAHPGVAEVAVIGVDDEKFGQRLAAFVVRSGGSDVDADALKAHVKSQLAGYKVPRDIHFIELLPRNATGKVLKRDLTEEGR, from the coding sequence CGACTCAGCCACTACGCGTGGATCGTCCGCGTCTTGGTGTCCAGCGGATTCCTCACCCTGCTGCGCCCCGACCGCTACCTGCGGATGGGGTTGTCGTTGCGCCGCCAGGGCGGGACGAACGCGGTCAGCGGCATCGGCCTCGCCGCCGCCCAATACCCCGACGCCGTCGCCCTGCACGACGAGGCCGGCTCGCTGACCTGGGCGCAACTCGACGCCCGGGCCGACGCGCTGGCCGTCGGGCTCAGTGAGTCGACCGTCCGGCCGCCGCGCACCGTCGCGATCATGTGCCGCAACCACCGCGGCATCGTCGAGGCGATCGCCGCGACGATCCGGTTGGGCGCCGACGCGGTCCTGCTCAACACCGGGTTCGCCGGGCCGCAGCTCGCCGACGTCCTCAAGCGCGAACAGGCCGACATCCTCATCGCCGACGACGAGTTCGCCGGCCTCATCGACCATGCCCGCCAATCTGATTCGGGCCTGCGGTGCCTGTGGTCGTGGCAGGAGGGGATCGGCCTGCGCGCCGATCCCGGCACCGTCGAGCACCTCATCTCCTCCCGGATGGGGCAGCGCCCGGCGCCGCCGCGCAAACCCGGCCGGATCATCCTGCTGACCTCGGGCACCACCGGCACCCCCAAGGGCGCCAAGCGCGGCGCCAGCGGATCGGACGTCTCGTCGCTCGCGGCGATGCTCGACCGCATCCCGTGGCGCGGCGGGGAGACGACGGTCATCGCGGCCCCGATCTTCCACGCCTGGGGCTTCGGCCAGATGGCCATCTCGTCGACGATGCACGCGACGATGGTCATGCGTCGCCGGTTCGACCCGCAAGGCACGCTCGACCTCGTGCGCGACCACGGTGCGAGCGGGCTCGCCGTCGTCCCGGTGATGCTCGAACGGATCATGGACCTGCCCGTCGATGTGCTCGACGCCAAGCCGATGCCGACGCTGCGGTTCGCCACCGCCAGCGGGTCGCGGATGCGCGCGGAATCGCTCACCGCCTTCATGGACCGCTTCGGCGACGTGGTTTACAACAGCTACAACGCCACCGAGGCCGGTCTGATCAGCACCGCGACCCCGGCCGACCTGCGGATCGCCCCGGACACCGCCGGGCGGCCCATCGCCGGCACCCGGGTGCGGATTCTCGACGACGATCGGCGCCCGCTCCCGGTCGGCGAGATCGGCGTCATCGCGGTGGCCAACGAGTCGGCCTTCGACGGATACACCGGCACCGAGACCAAGGACTACGCCGACGGCTACATGCTCTCCGGCGACGTCGGGCGGATCGACGGGAACGGCCTGCTCTACGTCGTCGGACGCGACGACGAGATGATCGTCTCCGGCGGCGAGAACGTCTACCCGCTGGAGGTCGAGCTGGTCCTCGACGCCCACCCGGGGGTGGCCGAGGTCGCGGTGATCGGCGTCGACGACGAGAAGTTCGGCCAGCGGCTCGCCGCCTTCGTCGTGCGGTCCGGCGGTTCCGACGTCGATGCCGACGCGTTGAAGGCGCACGTGAAGAGCCAGCTCGCCGGGTACAAGGTGCCGCGCGACATCCATTTCATCGAACTGTTGCCCCGCAACGCCACCGGCAAGGTGCTCAAGCGCGACCTCACCGAGGAGGGACGATGA